One genomic segment of Hordeum vulgare subsp. vulgare chromosome 2H, MorexV3_pseudomolecules_assembly, whole genome shotgun sequence includes these proteins:
- the LOC123425228 gene encoding UMP-CMP kinase 3 yields the protein MGTVVDAPAAVTEKEVVAENMLGDKKVTVVFVLGGPGSGKGTQCANIVEHFGFTHLSAGDLLRAEIKSGSENGTMIENMIKEGKIVPSEVTIKLLQQAMIKNENDKFLIDGFPRNEENRAAFENVTKISPAFVLFFNCSEEEMERRLLGRNEGRVDDNIETIRKRFKVFVESSLPVIEYYDAKDKVKKIDAAKPIPEVFEDVKAIFAPFAKAA from the exons ATGGGCACGGTTGTGGATGCTCCCGCAGCTGTGACTGAGAAGGAG GTGGTTGCTGAGAACATGTTGGGTGACAAGAAAGTCACAGTAGTATTTGTTCTTG GTGGTCCTGGAAGTGGAAAGGGCACACAGTGTGCCAACATTGTGGAACACTTTGGATTCACCCATCTTAGTGCTGGAGATCTTTTGCGCGCGGAGATTAAATCTGGCTCTGAGAATGG AACTATGATTGAGAACATGATAAAGGAGGGAAAGATTGTTCCATCGGAGGTGACTATAAAGCTCTTGCAGCAAGCCATGATAAAGAATGAGAATGATAAGTTCCTCATCGACGGGTTTCCAAGGAATGAAGAGAATCGTGCTGCGTTCGAGAATGTT ACAAAAATTTCGCCTGCATTTGTGCTATTCTTTAATTGTTCCGAGGAAGAGATGGAAAGACGTCTTTTGGGACGCAATGAG GGTAGAGTTGATGACAACATTGAGACTATCAGGAAGAGATTCAAAGTTTTTGTTGAATCCAGTTTGCCTGTGATTGAGTACTATGACGCAAAAGACAAGGTTAAAAAG ATCGATGCTGCAAAACCAATTCCTGAGGTGTTTGAAGATGTCAAAGCCATTTTTGCCCCATTTGCCAAG GCTGCATAG